Proteins from a single region of Thermodesulfobacteriota bacterium:
- a CDS encoding putative cobaltochelatase — MNWTKENVYPFSAVVGQDDLKMALLLNAVLPSIGGALIRGEKGTAKSTAVRALAALLPEIEVVPGCPFNCAPHDYQGLCADCRARVRQGDILPVISRKIRIIDLPLGCTEDRVVGMIDLEYAIKEGKKRFEPGLLAGAHRGILYIDEVNLLHDHIVDIILDAAAMGINIVEREGIAYTHPAEFILIGTMNPEEGELRPQLLDRFGLCVQVEGIESPGERVEVIKRREDFEKDPAEFVKRYQNAQHALAQRVIGARKVIPSVRIPEEMLRLCSTLALEAYVAGQRADIIMRKTAIAVAALDGRKEVTEDDIKRAAGFVLLHRMRMPPQPRHEEKEREEQDESSADEDQTRAESRDNKAESQKEGRGDKEQEGRSSRGQGEGEQEDQESGRSSLETVFPTGTPFRVKPIQAEKDRVVRKGSGRRSRTETSTKAGRYVRSTLSHRDADLALDATIRAAAPYQRERKRENVAIAIEKSDIRGRRREKKIGNFIVFVVDASGSMGAGKRMIATKGAILSLLIDAYQKRDRVAMLAFKGDRAEVLLPPTNSIELTYKLLEELPTGGKTPLPHGISLGYEVIESYFHKDPNIYPLFILISDGKANVGLYGGKPVMESIEIAIAIRDDSRIRSIVIDVEGPGMVSFGLARQLSDQMGARYFKIEDLKANDLLEAIQKDLFQ; from the coding sequence ATGAATTGGACTAAAGAAAACGTTTACCCCTTTTCCGCTGTTGTGGGTCAAGACGACCTGAAGATGGCGTTGTTGCTCAATGCCGTCTTACCTTCCATCGGCGGAGCGCTTATCCGGGGAGAGAAGGGGACCGCCAAGTCAACAGCGGTTCGTGCCCTGGCCGCCCTTTTGCCTGAGATCGAAGTGGTTCCGGGGTGCCCTTTCAATTGCGCTCCTCATGACTATCAAGGTTTGTGTGCTGACTGCAGGGCAAGGGTAAGGCAAGGAGATATCCTGCCTGTTATCAGCAGAAAGATCAGGATAATCGATCTTCCCCTGGGGTGTACAGAGGACCGGGTGGTGGGGATGATTGACCTCGAGTATGCGATAAAAGAGGGGAAAAAGCGATTTGAACCCGGACTGCTTGCCGGGGCCCACCGAGGTATTCTTTATATTGACGAGGTCAACCTCCTGCACGATCATATTGTGGATATTATTCTCGATGCTGCGGCTATGGGGATCAATATTGTCGAACGGGAAGGGATCGCTTATACACATCCGGCCGAATTTATCCTGATCGGGACCATGAATCCGGAGGAAGGAGAACTACGGCCCCAGCTTCTGGATCGGTTTGGGTTGTGTGTCCAGGTGGAAGGTATAGAGAGTCCGGGCGAAAGGGTAGAGGTGATCAAGCGCCGGGAGGATTTTGAGAAAGACCCGGCTGAATTTGTCAAGCGCTATCAGAATGCCCAGCATGCGCTGGCGCAAAGGGTAATTGGGGCCAGAAAAGTTATTCCCTCTGTCCGTATCCCGGAAGAGATGCTCCGTCTCTGTTCTACACTGGCACTGGAGGCTTATGTGGCCGGGCAACGTGCGGATATCATCATGAGAAAAACAGCCATAGCCGTTGCCGCTCTCGATGGGAGAAAAGAAGTTACTGAAGATGATATCAAAAGAGCGGCAGGATTTGTGCTCCTTCATCGGATGAGGATGCCTCCTCAGCCCCGCCACGAGGAAAAGGAGAGAGAAGAGCAGGACGAATCTTCCGCAGATGAAGATCAAACCCGCGCTGAGTCAAGGGACAACAAGGCAGAAAGTCAAAAGGAAGGCCGGGGGGATAAAGAGCAGGAAGGACGTTCATCCAGAGGGCAAGGGGAAGGGGAGCAGGAAGACCAGGAGTCAGGGCGCTCTTCTTTGGAAACGGTTTTTCCCACAGGCACGCCCTTCCGGGTCAAGCCTATACAGGCGGAGAAGGACCGGGTAGTACGTAAGGGTTCGGGGCGTAGGAGCCGGACCGAGACATCCACGAAAGCGGGTCGCTATGTCAGGAGCACCTTGAGCCACAGAGACGCGGACCTTGCCCTTGACGCCACGATCCGGGCGGCCGCCCCTTATCAGAGGGAAAGGAAAAGGGAAAATGTAGCCATTGCCATTGAAAAGAGTGACATCAGGGGAAGGAGAAGAGAGAAGAAGATCGGTAATTTTATCGTTTTTGTGGTGGATGCCAGCGGCTCTATGGGTGCGGGCAAACGCATGATCGCAACCAAAGGGGCCATCCTCTCCCTCCTTATAGATGCCTATCAGAAGAGAGATCGGGTGGCTATGTTAGCCTTTAAGGGAGACCGGGCGGAGGTGCTCCTGCCTCCCACCAACAGTATCGAACTTACCTATAAGCTCCTGGAAGAGCTGCCGACCGGTGGGAAGACTCCGCTGCCACACGGGATAAGCCTGGGATATGAGGTCATTGAGAGTTATTTCCATAAGGACCCCAATATCTATCCTCTGTTTATTTTGATCTCTGACGGCAAGGCCAATGTAGGCCTGTATGGAGGAAAACCGGTTATGGAGTCTATAGAGATAGCAATTGCTATAAGAGACGATTCACGTATCCGGAGCATAGTGATTGATGTGGAGGGACCCGGGATGGTCTCGTTTGGTCTGGCCCGTCAACTCTCGGACCAGATGGGGGCACGGTATTTTAAGATCGAAGACCTCAAGGCCAATGACCTGCTTGAGGCTATCCAGAAAGATTTATTCCAATAG